In Plasmodium chabaudi chabaudi strain AS genome assembly, chromosome: 9, the sequence ttaaagaatgaaaactaaaaaacaacaaaatgaaagatatatcatatatcgTTATgttgatttattattatatttatgtacaaaattaattaaaacgATTAGTAtagacatatatatataatatgatgtattttgtgtttttttcttatattacGCAATCCATGAATGCCTCTGAACCCAAAAACTTTTGTGCTAAAACtacattaaatattattgagGAAATTAGCCCTAATGATATTGCCTTCATCTTGAGTATTGCTTATTTGCAATTATACGTAGGGAAAGcttattttacattattgccaacttaaatataagattacaaatattttattatatggatATTCACTTCAAGCACAATgacttatatatatatatactagtaataaaataaaaaacaaatatattttttagtaacTTGAAGTTAATATTAGTATTAcaatataacatatattatatatatatttaaacaaaCATTTTGAGGAAATTAAAAAGCATAaaagtttaaaaatttatattacaaaatactaaaaaaagtaaaaaacaaatgtaattattacatcaaaataatatttaatattatgttttaatatttgaatACGATTTATTCTATTAAATCTTAATTATGctttataaaatgttttttataattaaaaaaaatcttatatttttattactttatataaattaatttattacttaaaaattaaatgaaaatataaaaaacagtttttattatatttaagaaaaaaatacagctatataaattttttatgatttttttttacatggACGGTAGggttatattaaattatatatattataatatgttattttaatttaacggttttaaaatatattatatatcaaCTATAAATCTTATTAATTGATGattgataatttaatattatatctttatggcaaataaataaaagtatgCAAAACTAtttctaataatataaattaaaaatttaacataaaataatgaaataaaaaaaaaggcaATTTtgtatgaaaatgaaataatttcttataatatactttttaataatatatgtttttttagacattataaaaaatgctttCACAAATCTTTATTGcgttataaataatgtcgATACGTTGAATCTTGATTTATAGTTTGCGTATCTCcaatttataattgtatattcaaatatatacaaatttgtttcattaaattataaaatatatgtattcaTTCGCCAATATTATAGCGTAGGCAAATTACTCAAAATGAATCTGGTTATAacttcatatataaaatgcttATTGTAGTTTTATCGGGGGAactataatttaaattaaaaaatggggAGTATAAATAAGGGGTTTtgttaaacaaaaatattcacaAATGAAcatattatgatatatataattcattataatCCTGAACCCTCAATCGTAACCCTTGAACCtcgaaaaaattaatatataattccaGGAATTTgcttattataaatagtactgattgtttatattttatatgcgtatttataaaatacataattttgtatttttaacgAATATTGTGTCTTatgacatatttttatttttgttttgttattgataaatttacaaaaaacaTTTGCATCAAAAACAGTAAATGGAATAACTTCTACACGACGAAATTAATCTAAATACATTATAAATGAACCTATATTACATATGCAAAATggtaatattattaattttaaaaatgttttattgtTAATTAAAGAAACCTGGTGCTTATTTTCCTTAtgaaatacatatattcattaagcaatgctattatataaaaaaacgtaTATGTGCATCTAAATAGTGTTTTCCACAAATTTACGTAGTAATGCTTATCCAACTTAAATTGCCTCAacaacattttattttaaaaataatattcaaatgctaaattttattcttcatttttttatccttAAAATTGCTTTacatataaagaaattgcaaataataaatgtaaatggctattattttacttgcccttattaattataagaaCATAAAAgctaattaaaaataaagttattacacaattaattttaatttgtatcaattcataaattaatattatatataactacatattatatatataccttCGAATTGCAACTAAAATCATTATgtacaaatttaatttaaaaaacaatttaaacaataaagaacatatacataatgcgaaaagatataatatatttattattatcttttcTGTTTtgacttaaaaaaataaatgaaaaagttaCACTTAtgcttataaaaatacaaaataattaatataagcATTATTAACgcacattttatatttcactTTCTTTTTCGTCTTCTATTTCATCATCTATTTCATCATCTATTTCATCTTTACTATTCCTTCTGAAATTCCAAATCCAATCAATAaatctttttaaaaaatattcatcttTTGGCTCCTCCGTTATATCATCATTCGTGCCATcaacaatatataattctttGTCATTTTCGTTTTCGCCttctatttcattttctttttcatcttttatttcatcttttatttcattttctatttcattttctatttcaTCACCTATTTCATCTTCACTATTCCCTCTGAAATTCCAAATCCAATCAATAaatctttttaaaaaatattcatcttTTGGCTCCTCCGTTATATCATCATTCGTGCCATcaacaatatataattctttGTCATTTTCGTTTTCGCCttctatttcattttctttttcatcttttatttcatcttttatttcattttctatttcaTCTCTTATTTCATCCCCTACTTCATCTCTTATTTCATCCCCTGCTTCATCTTCATCATTCCTTTCTAAATCATGAATCCAATCAATAATTgcttttaaaatttcttCATTTCCTGGCTCTGCCGTTATAGCAtgattcatattttcaacaatatataattcttttCTATCAACCTTTGCTttgtcataaaaaaaagctgATCCTTTATAACAGCAAATAGTATCATCTATTGagtgtataaataataaaggaaTATCTTTTGGTAAATAATCAATATTACAATCCAATGTGATGGTTGCTTTTATAAGTTCAGCCatacatttaaattttattccaGTATTATTTCTAAATTTATCATGCTTACATATATTAGCAACATATTCGGACCTTTTATAACGGGATTCTGCCGAAATTAGTGCATGAGGCGCGACACGAGACAGGAAGTTTATTATAGGTAAACACAAATACTTAAATGTTGTGTTTCCAGCATCCAATGGTGTTTTTATTCTCATCATACCAGATAAAGATGCGCAAcctttaatatttaatttatctaaataattataacatccttcatatttatcattaacAATAGAATTTGTTGTATCAGAGGTACTAAAACGGGAATTTTCGGAATCATAATCATTAGAATTGGCAATGAAATGTgcattattcatattttctataGCACAATTATTAGAACTATTCATATCATACACATCATCAATCATATCTTCTTCCATATCGCTGTAAAGTTCACTAGTATCAATATAGTTGTCTAATATGatgttaaattttttatagttatttttattcccaGAATTAATGCtatcttctttttctttcccTAATAATTCTAATATTCTTAAAGCAATATTTCCTCCCATCGAATGCccaataatatacataggaagcctttttttttgggggGTTACTATGTCATGAGATTCATCACTCGCTTGATCATCATTTGGGATTTCATAATCCGTTTGATCATCATTTGTGATTTCACAATCCGTTTGATTATCATTTGGGATTTCATAATCCGTTTGATTATCATTTAGGACTTCATcatcctttttattatcatttgatatttcatcatcctttttattatcatttaatatttcatcatcctttttattatcatttaatatttcatcaCACATTTGATTATCATTTGGGATTTCATAATCCGTTTGATTATCATTTGGTATATCATcatcctttttattatcatttgatatttcatcatcctttttattatcatttgatatttcatcatcctttttattatcatttgatatttcatcatcctttttattatcatttgatatttcatcatcctttttattatcatttgatatttcatcatcctttttattatcatttgatATTTCATCACCCATTTGATTATCATTTGATATTTCATcatcctttttattataatttgatattTCATCATTCGTTTGATTATCAATTAGAACTTCATAATCCATTTGATCATCATTTGGGACTTCATAATCCGTTTGATCATCATTTGGGATTTCATAATCCGTTTGATCATCATTTGGGATTTCATAATCCGTTTGATTATCATTTGAGATTTCATAATCCGTTTGATTATCATTTGAGATTTCATCTTGAATCTGATGCATATATTGTATTACATCATCAACTAAAtcatcaaaataattaaaattgccTCTTAAATTTCCAAACGATTGTGATTCGCCATGCCCTTGCAAATCTAATGCATATACTGAATAaccaattttattaaaatgctCAATCCAActatctttatatatataataattattatcgTCTATTACTATGTCTTCATTGTTATTTggcatttttaaatttatgttCATATAAGTTAATCGAGTATGAGATTTTAACCCATGTATTAAGAATATAATTCCTATAGCATTATTAACTAGCCACccatatgtttttaaaagtaAACCATTTTTATTGCGGAGCCAACCTATCTTAGGGTCGCCATCTAATTTACATTGTGTAGTACTTTTTAACTCATCATTACTCAATTCAACTTCTTCTGTCACCATTATTATGGAGCATAATTATCCATAttacaattaaaaatatatatattattttatagcCAAGATATaagcataaatatataattaaaattttacttctcaatatatgtaaatagaTTATTAATACAAGCAATTATACCATACTAAATAGTATTATGgctgtatatatatttatatatacaaactctatatacatattacaTTAGTACcagataatattaatagcATTGCACGtacattataatatataaaaaatcgtaaacaaattataagaaatggaaaaatgtataattatAGTTCTTTATCTTATCTTAGAATTTTTTCTACATTTTATGCAATCAGATGAAATtacaattaataaaataaatgcaaattattatatattgctTGTTTTCCGGTAATACATTTTTggttatatttaattttcttaATGTTGATAGTTAAAATATGGcctaagaaaaaatatatttaaaatatataattgctacatat encodes:
- a CDS encoding lysophospholipase, putative; translation: MVTEEVELSNDELKSTTQCKLDGDPKIGWLRNKNGLLLKTYGWLVNNAIGIIFLIHGLKSHTRLTYMNINLKMPNNNEDIVIDDNNYYIYKDSWIEHFNKIGYSVYALDLQGHGESQSFGNLRGNFNYFDDLVDDVIQYMHQIQDEISNDNQTDYEISNDNQTDYEIPNDDQTDYEIPNDDQTDYEVPNDDQMDYEVLIDNQTNDEISNYNKKDDEISNDNQMGDEISNDNKKDDEISNDNKKDDEISNDNKKDDEISNDNKKDDEISNDNKKDDEISNDNKKDDDIPNDNQTDYEIPNDNQMCDEILNDNKKDDEILNDNKKDDEISNDNKKDDEVLNDNQTDYEIPNDNQTDCEITNDDQTDYEIPNDDQASDESHDIVTPQKKRLPMYIIGHSMGGNIALRILELLGKEKEDSINSGNKNNYKKFNIILDNYIDTSELYSDMEEDMIDDVYDMNSSNNCAIENMNNAHFIANSNDYDSENSRFSTSDTTNSIVNDKYEGCYNYLDKLNIKGCASLSGMMRIKTPLDAGNTTFKYLCLPIINFLSRVAPHALISAESRYKRSEYVANICKHDKFRNNTGIKFKCMAELIKATITLDCNIDYLPKDIPLLFIHSIDDTICCYKGSAFFYDKAKVDRKELYIVENMNHAITAEPGNEEILKAIIDWIHDLERNDEDEAGDEIRDEVGDEIRDEIENEIKDEIKDEKENEIEGENENDKELYIVDGTNDDITEEPKDEYFLKRFIDWIWNFRGNSEDEIGDEIENEIENEIKDEIKDEKENEIEGENENDKELYIVDGTNDDITEEPKDEYFLKRFIDWIWNFRRNSKDEIDDEIDDEIEDEKESEI